The following coding sequences are from one Capsicum annuum cultivar UCD-10X-F1 chromosome 3, UCD10Xv1.1, whole genome shotgun sequence window:
- the LOC107863874 gene encoding F-box/kelch-repeat protein OR23 → MAPPSTVRNQQLQVEQNLNPSTIIPGLPNDLAAIILIFVPYSHHSRLKSICKSWKHFYSSAKSVISLRQKHLPPFSVSPLLCLFPQDPLISSPYLFDARNLAWSPLPPMPCNPHVYGLCNFTSICIGSHLYVLGGSLFDTRSYPLDYPCPTNAVFRFDFLKLSWEILSPMISPRGSFACAAMPKRDKILVAGGGSRHAMFGAAGSRMSSVEMYDIVKDEWVSLDGLPRFRAGCVGFFVGSGEEEEREFWVMGGYGESRTVSGVFPVDQYYRDAVVMEMKNGGGKWRELGDMWEEGERWKLGKIVVVDDGPSESPAVFMLDRGDIFRYKMTSNSWIKETSLPRKISDESSVGFVALDGELHVMSHLNGVKSNECQRLRQQKRSATILLQIYHPRKKSWRSVTTKPPFRHPLDFKTAVMCTIRL, encoded by the exons ATGGCTCCTCCATCAACAGTTAGAAATCAGCAATTGCAAGTAGAACAAAATCTAAACCCATCCACAATAATTCCAGGTCTACCAAACGATTTAGCAGCAATAATATTAATATTCGTTCCCTATTCTCATCATTCACGTCTTAAATCCATTTGTAAATCATGGAAACATTTTTACTCTTCAGCAAAATCCGTCATTTCTCTTCGACAAAAACATTTACCACCCTTTTCCGTTTCACCTCTCCTTTGTTTATTCCCAcaagatcctttaatttcttcaccttatttatTTGATGCTAGGAATCTTGCTTGGTCCCCACTTCCACCTATGCCTTGTAACCCTCATGTATATGGTCTTTGTAATTTTACTAGTATTTGTATTGGTTCTCATTTGTATGTTTTAGGTGGGTCACTTTTTGATACGAGGTCTTATCCTCTTGATTATCCGTGTCCTACGAACGCTGTGTTTCGTTTTGATTTTCTGAAATTGTCTTGGGAGATATTGTCGCCTATGATTAGTCCTAGGGGGAGTTTCGCATGTGCTGCAATGCCTAAGAGGGATAAGATTTTAGTGGCGGGTGGTGGGTCGAGGCATGCGATGTTTGGGGCAGCGGGTAGTAGGATGAGTTCAGTGGAGATGTATGATATTGTGAAAGATGAGTGGGTTTCGTTGGACGGGTTACCAAGGTTTAGAGCAGGTTGTGTTGGGTTTTTTGTTGGGAGTGGAGAGGAGGAGGAGAGAGAATTTTGGGTTATGGGTGGATATGGTGAGTCGAGGACTGTCTCCGGTGTGTTTCCTGTGGATCAATATTATAGGGATGCTGTAGTGATGGAAATGAAGAATGGTGGTGGTAAGTGGAGGGAGCTTGGTGATATGTGGGAAGAAGGGGAAAGGTGGAAGCTTGGTAAGATTGTGGTGGTTGATGATGGGCCTTCGGAATCTCCTGCAGTATTCATGCTCGATCGAGGTGATATTTTCAG GTATAAAATGACTTCCAACAGTTGGATAAAGGAAACAAGTCTGCCAAGAAAAATATCTGATGAATCATCAGTTGGCTTTGTTGCATTGGACGGAGAGCTGCATGTGATGAGTCATTTAAATGGGGTAAAATCAAACGAGTGTCAAAGATTAAGGCAGCAGAAAAGGTCAGCAACTATTCTTCTACAAATATATCATCCTAGGAAGAAGTCATGGAGGTCTGTCACGACAAAGCCACCTTTTCGTCACCCTTTGGATTTCAAAACTGCGGTTATGTGCACCATTCGTCTGTAG